Below is a window of Quercus robur chromosome 6, dhQueRobu3.1, whole genome shotgun sequence DNA.
aatcatcaaccgataaatatatgataatggtaaaaAACGTTATAGAcaagattatgaaaaatatgataaaactatttaaaaaaaaaaaaaaaaaaaaactctttataaagtctaggggctaaaatagtattttacctaaaaaattatcatgtgTGATGATGTTGAAAATCGTCAGTAAGCCACACGATACTCACGTGCTCGAAACAAGGCCTGCAAAGCAACAACAGAGAAAACCCTAGGAGAGTATCGGTGTGGTATCGACCAAAGACTCTCCGAAGGTTATGTCAGAAAACCTTTTTACGACTTTAGAGTGCCAGTGCTGGAGTGAGTTATGcataccttggtttgtgagagctttggggtttttatagtagcataGGGTTGACACTAGTTCTTTGGCTAAGAAGATGTTTCCTTGTGGGAGAAAACCTCCTTAATTTGCGTATCTTCCGAAATCCTTTTCTTGTAGAAGTCTTCTTGATTAGGGTTAAGCGTGGGACACAAGATTTTTCCTTAGACATGCATGCGTGGAGACCAAGTAAAGCTACGTCAAACCCGTCAAAGGTTTATGTACCCCTGCAGCTTCTCCCCATTAGCTCTCTGTTTCGTCGTCCAAGCTACCACTGTTAGCTTCAGGGGGAGCTGTAGATTTTATACTGTTGTCGTCTCTCAAGAATAAGGCTAACGGATTTATCAGGACCGTCGCCTTTTGCCTTATCACGGGTGAGCatcaatattacaaaattacccttatcaACGCGCAATGTGCGGGTCCGCAACTAGTTCTGTATAATTCCAAAGCCTCTTTAGGCCAATCATGGGGAACACACCATGATATCATTGCCGTCCACGAAAAACTCTCTTTGCAACATTTCATCAACCAACTTTCTAGCCTCATTAAGCTTCCCCACATTTGCGTAGCCAAATATCATTGTGTTCCAAGAACAAAACCTTGTTCACCCATTTCATCAAACATGTTCTAGACATCTGCAATACTCTCACAATTGACATAGATATCAGGGAAATGGTTATCAATGAAAACTCCGGACGCTTTTGGCGTAGGGATAAACTTTACGTAAAGATGTACCATGTATGAGGTCTGACTTTCAAGTATATCCTTGAAGCAAAGGGAGATTGGTGAATTTAGTTAAGCAAgtgattgtaaaaaaaattaaaaattaaacatttaaaaaaaaaaaaaacgaaaattGAAACTGGGTTTTGAGAAAAAGAGTGGCTCAACCAAACACTAACCCAGTCTTTCACGTCTACGGGGATaggcagattttttttttcttctttattttgggcCTAGCCCATGTTTGGTAACCCGCTATTCactgacaaaaaagaaaaagaaaaaagtgtggCCTCAGGTCTATGCCTCTATAGGCTGTGGgtatgttttgtatgcaatGCAAATATGGAGCTTCCACGTATAGTCAACTCAACGATGTCAGTCAGTCAATCTACGATGAGTAgtttactttatatattttgtattttctgcTCTGTTTATGTTAAAGCATCCAGTGAACTAGGTGATGTTGAAGTCTCGGGTAGCAGAAACAGAACATGTCAAGAATTACAGGGAGATGAAAACGACATTGTTTTGATCAAAAGGAAAAGAACTAGATTAAAGAAACAGAGCCGTTAGATTAAATGTACAGCTGTCAAGTTTTAGGTTTGCTTTGATGTAAAGCTAAAGCTAATAGGTGTTGATCTGTGTTTTGTTAGCTTTGCTAGTTTGTTAGTTTTTCTTCCCTCTCTCTTTGCTGCGTGTATATAAAGAAGAGTAGGGCCGGTAAATCATTTAAGAGCttctaaatatttttgtgaTCAATAAAATCCTTTTTTCTATTTAGAATTACTCTCAAttttacatggtatcagagcttccAAACTCATCAATGGCTTTCAATGTAGCTGTAGATTCTGAAACACTACCAACAGATCCTTTGCCTTCAACAAATTCTTCAACAGATCCTTCAATGACTGCAGATCGCAGATCGAATTCTAATTCTTCAATGGATGATCAAAATTCCAATCCATCAAGTCCTTACTTTCTTCCACCATCTGATAACTCTGTGATTCTTGTTTCGCAACCACTCACTAGTCTTGAGAATTACCTAAGTTGGTCGAGAGTAGTGTTTCTCTCCTTGAGTGGTAGAAACAAATTTGGTTTTGTCAATGGCCAAATGATCTCCATGCCTGATCCATCTTCATCTCTGTACAATGCTTGGCACAGATCAAACACCACCATTCTTTCTTGGTTGGTGAATTCCTTGAGCAAAGAGCTTCAATCTAGTGTGATGTACATTCACATTGCTAGGGATTTATGGATTGACATGCATGATGGGTTTTCTCAGCCAAATGCTCCAAGATTCTTTGAAGTTCATAAAGAAATTTCGAAGCTTTCACAAGGTTAGATCTTGGTGAGTTCTTATTTTACAAGATTCAAGATTTTATGGGATGAACTTGTGAATTATCAAGAATTTCCTACCTGCACTTGCACTTGCACTTGTGGTTCTAAAAAATCTCAGTTAGATGCACAAAAGAAAGATCAAGTTTTTCATTCTCATTGGGCTTAATGATAGCTATGCTAATCTTAGAAGCCAAATTCTGATCACTGAGCCTTTTCCTGGCATCAATAAAGTTTACTCCTtgattttgcaagaagagaaaTGTAGGCAGATTGGTCAAGTAGATATGGTTCTTGAACCAACTGCTTTGTATGCTACTAATAACTCAAATCCTAAGGGTTATCAAGGACAAACCTATCACAATGGGAATCAGCAAGGGCATCAAGGTAGCAATCATGGAGGATATGGTGAAAAAGGAGGAAATTCAAAGAAGGAAAGGCCTATCTGTACTTACTGTGGAATTGCTGGTCATATTGCAGAAAAATGCTACAAATTGCATGGTTATCCACCAGGTTATAAGCCTAAAGGGAAATCTTCTACTAATCAGGTTTCTAGTCCAAGAAATTTTGGGATTTTCTCTCCCAATCTTGGTAGTTTTGGGAATTTTGCTCCTTAACCCTTATCTGGTTTTCCTAATCAAGTTGAGATGATGAACTGTCCACCACAGATGATGAATTGCTCACCACAGCACTCTGGATCACAGCCTCAGTGTCCAATCACTCAAGCACAATGTGAGCAATTGCTCTCTTTCCTGGCTTCTCAATCTCTTAAGGAAGCTTCTACTCATCAAGCTGCACCTGTTCATCAAGCAGCTTCAGTTCTGTCACCACTTGGAAATGTTGCTGCCAATTCTAGTGCTTCTTTGCCATCTTACTTCTCTAACAACTTTTCAGGTAATCCTCTTTGGTTACCACCAAACCTGTCTCATTCTATATTTTCTGCCCAATATGTAGATAGACAAGTATATAAACCCCAAGATTGGATCATTGACACTAGTGCTATTGATCACATGGTGCACTCAATCTCTTGTTTAACCACCATTACTTCCACTATAAACACCTATGTTTATTTGCCTAATGGAGAAAGGGCTTTAGTAACACACATTGGGATAGTACACATTTCAGAAACTTTAGTGCTTTATGGAGTTTTATGTGTTCCTTCATTTACTTTCAACCTCATTTCAGTTAGTCAACTCaccaaaactttgttttgttgtcTTGTTTTTCTTGGTTCCTTTCGCTTTATCTTGGACCTAGTTCACTAGAACATGATTGGACGGGCTAAAGCAACAAGAGGTCTATACCTACTGCAACACAATTCTTTTCCATCATCCTCTGTGCTAGCTATTTGCTCACCTGCTCCTCCTTAACCTTCTGCTATAGACTTTGCTACAACTTTTGATTTGTGGCATTTTCGTTTAGGACATCCTTCTCATGCAAAATTGTcattgttaaataaaattgtctCTGATTTGGCAATAAATAAGCCACATTGTTGTGACATTTGTCATCTTGCTAAACAAAAGAGATTAACTTTCCCTTCTAGCACTCATGTTTCAAATGCTATCTTTGATTTGGTTCATTGTGATCTCTGGGGTTCTTTTTCTGTTTCTACCATTGATGGATATAGATTTTTCCTTaccattgtggatgattacTCTAGATGCACTTGGGTTTATTTGCTTAAATCTAAGGCAGAAACACAAGCCCTAATTCaacaatctatatattactaaaagctgaagcatagcgtttaatgctgctgctctcacgttgcgccacatcagctgccacgttattctttttttttttttctttttctttttaaaatataatatgtcctacaattttaaaatgatttttacaattttcagccctataaatgcagcccactacttatttatttacttccactatcaccctataataaatctagcccactaattatttatttactttcactatcaccctataaatCTATATgtatctaaaagctgaaacgtagAATTTAATGTTGCCGTACTCCTACTGAGCCACATCAACGCCACACCAACACCACatcatcaatttattttcaatattttctctctcttattttaaatttttttcttcttattaattAGCCATTTTACAATTACACATTTTTCAACATTTacttattttaacatttttatctccccactactctacACCTTGACCTTACACTTTCTCCATcacttcatcttccttttattttgactcttcttctccccattttttgactataaaatttttttatttctcttccattcaatccatattttgtTCATACAAAACGgtgaatactctctctctctctctctctctctctctatatatatatatatatatattctttattttGGTGGATGTTTGATTCTTTAGattgataaatttatatgttttactctactttagattgatatgatttggttatattttaatttattatcttttttattttattttctttatttgttacaTGTTATCCTTTGAAATTATAGAATGATTCactattattctattacatagcatgacttggataatttggtgtttagaactatacatttttcttttaaatatttttctactcatcttattttatataattttattatttgtctcacattctcttccaaaaaaggtgattgttctctctctctctcaattattaATTCTTTCTTGCAATTGTAAATTtagattaatgaatttttttgtgtctcTACTTTTGGATGATACACTTTAGTGGTGTGTTTTTGGTGTTATTTATCACATGTGCTCTCTATCTTATAGTTTTGGTTTGagttaatttttagatatttaagAAGTGAGATGATTATGTATTGTGTCTCtaaaaattatttgagtaatatcaattgtaaatttgtaatgaggtttgattatcatgataatcttcttaagagaatgagaaattcaaataattaattttggaacttaaaaattttagttgtaggAAAAAAACCATAACACACTATACAAAAGTTTGAATAAAATAgatcacttgaaaaaaaaatagtatttctatctttcatctcaaaaaatataatagacTAATATCAATCGAATGCAcctaagtttttaaataaaaaaaataaaaaaataaaaaaaactcaaaataatagaatgatatatttgtagagaaggagaaatgaaaaataatttttgaaataatatcTCTAGTACATTTTATAgaataaatcatatattataaaatgttaCAAAATAGTTGTATATTGCCACGCATCGCGTGGGTCTGCAACTAGTTTTCAATAATGGTTGAAACCCAATTTGATGCTAAAATCAAATGCCTTAGAAGTGACAAT
It encodes the following:
- the LOC126689834 gene encoding uncharacterized protein LOC126689834, which encodes MVSELPNSSMAFNVAVDSETLPTDPLPSTNSSTDPSMTADRRSNSNSSMDDQNSNPSSPYFLPPSDNSVILVSQPLTSLENYLSWSRVVFLSLSGRNKFGFVNGQMISMPDPSSSLYNAWHRSNTTILSWLVNSLSKELQSSVMYIHIARDLWIDMHDGFSQPNAPRFFEVHKEISKLSQG